A part of Neovison vison isolate M4711 chromosome 8, ASM_NN_V1, whole genome shotgun sequence genomic DNA contains:
- the TP53I3 gene encoding quinone oxidoreductase PIG3 isoform X2 translates to MTTTQRQGQYAPPTGASSILGLEASGHIAELGPACQGHWKIGDPAMVLLPGGGQAQYVTAPEEFLMPIPAGLTLSQAAAIPEAWLTAFQLLHLVGNVQAGETVLIHAGSSGVGTAAIQLARMAGAIPLVTAGSRHKLQMAEKLGAAAGFNYKEEDFSEATLKFTKGAGVNLILDCIGGSYWEKNVNCLALDGRWILYGLMGGADISGPLFSKLLFKRGSLITTLLRSRDKKYKQRLVEAFTEQILPHFSTESPQRLLPVLDRVYPVTAIQEAHAYMESNKNMGKIVLELPQ, encoded by the exons atgACCACAACGCAG AGACAAGGCCAGTATGCCCCACCCACAGGAGCCAGCAGCATTTTGGGACTGGAGGCATCTGGACACATAGCAGAGCTGGGGCCTGCCTGCCAGGGGCACTGGAAAATTGGGGACCCAGCCATGGTTCTGCTGCCTGGTGGGGGACAGGCTCAGTATGTCACTGCCCCTGAAGAGTTCCTGATGCCCATCCCAGCAGGACTGACCCTGTCCCAGGCTGCAGCCATTCCAGAGGCCTGGCTTACTGCCTTCCAGCTGTTACATCTCGTGG GAAACGTTCAGGCTGGAGAGACTGTGCTAATCCATGCAGGATCAAGTGGTGTGGGCACGGCTGCCATCCAACTCGCCCGCATGGCTGGAGCTATTCCTCTAGTCACAGCTGGCTCCCGGCACAAGCTTCAGATGGCAGAAAAGCTTGGAGCAGCAGCCGGATTCAATTACAAAGAAGAGGATTTTTCTGAAGCAACACTGAAATTCACCAAAG GTGCTGGGGTCAACCTTATTCTAGACTGCATAGGTGGATCCTACTGGGAGAAAAACGTCAACTGCCTGGCTCTAGATGGTCGCTGGATTCTCTACGGTCTGATGGGAGGAGCTGACATCAGTGGACCTCTATTTTCAAAGCTACTTTTTAAACGAGGAAGTCTGATCACCACTCTACTGAGGTCTAGGGACAAAAAG TACAAGCAAAGGCTGGTGGAGGCTTTCACAGAACAAATCCTACCCCACTTCTCTACGGAGAGTCCCCAACGCCTACTGCCCGTGTTGGACAGAGTCTACCCCGTGACTGCAATCCAAGAGGCCCATGCATACATGGAGAGTAACAAGAACATGGGCAAAATCGTCCTGGAGCTGCCGCAGTGA
- the PFN4 gene encoding profilin-4 has protein sequence MSHLQNLLLDTLLGTKHVDSAALIKLQERSLCVASPGFSIMPHDIRTLVNGFAKNPLQTRREGLYFKEKDYKCIRADDYSLYAKNEDTGVVVVKTHLYLLVATYIEGMYPSVCVEATEKLGEYLRRKGN, from the exons ATGAGCCATCTGCAGAACTTGCTGTTGGATACTCTGCTGGGAACAAAGCATGTTGACAGTGCAGCCCTCATCAAGCTCCAAGAACGAAGCTTGTGTGTAGCATCACCAGGATTTAGT ATAATGCCTCATGACATCCGAACACTTGTGAATGGATTCGCCAAGAACCCTTTGCAAACTAGAAGAGAAGGATTGTATTTCAAGGAAAAGGACTACAAATGTATCCGAGCTGATGACTATTCACTTTATGCTAAGAAT GAAGACACTGGTGTGGTTGTTGTGAAGACACATCTGTACCTTCTGGTGGCAACTTACATTGAAGGCATGTATCCTAGTGTCTGTGTGGAAGCCACGGAGAAGCTGG gagAATAtctaagaagaaaaggaaattaa
- the TP53I3 gene encoding quinone oxidoreductase PIG3 isoform X1, with protein sequence MLAVHFDKPGGPENLYLKEVAKPSPAEGEVLLKVAASALNRADLLQRQGQYAPPTGASSILGLEASGHIAELGPACQGHWKIGDPAMVLLPGGGQAQYVTAPEEFLMPIPAGLTLSQAAAIPEAWLTAFQLLHLVGNVQAGETVLIHAGSSGVGTAAIQLARMAGAIPLVTAGSRHKLQMAEKLGAAAGFNYKEEDFSEATLKFTKGAGVNLILDCIGGSYWEKNVNCLALDGRWILYGLMGGADISGPLFSKLLFKRGSLITTLLRSRDKKYKQRLVEAFTEQILPHFSTESPQRLLPVLDRVYPVTAIQEAHAYMESNKNMGKIVLELPQ encoded by the exons ATGCTAGCGGTGCACTTCGACAAGCCCGGAGGACCAGAAAACCTTTACCTGAAGGAGGTGGCCAAGCCCAGCCCAGCAGAGGGTGAAGTCCTCCTGAAGGTGGCAGCCAGTGCCCTGAACCGGGCCGACTTACTCCAG AGACAAGGCCAGTATGCCCCACCCACAGGAGCCAGCAGCATTTTGGGACTGGAGGCATCTGGACACATAGCAGAGCTGGGGCCTGCCTGCCAGGGGCACTGGAAAATTGGGGACCCAGCCATGGTTCTGCTGCCTGGTGGGGGACAGGCTCAGTATGTCACTGCCCCTGAAGAGTTCCTGATGCCCATCCCAGCAGGACTGACCCTGTCCCAGGCTGCAGCCATTCCAGAGGCCTGGCTTACTGCCTTCCAGCTGTTACATCTCGTGG GAAACGTTCAGGCTGGAGAGACTGTGCTAATCCATGCAGGATCAAGTGGTGTGGGCACGGCTGCCATCCAACTCGCCCGCATGGCTGGAGCTATTCCTCTAGTCACAGCTGGCTCCCGGCACAAGCTTCAGATGGCAGAAAAGCTTGGAGCAGCAGCCGGATTCAATTACAAAGAAGAGGATTTTTCTGAAGCAACACTGAAATTCACCAAAG GTGCTGGGGTCAACCTTATTCTAGACTGCATAGGTGGATCCTACTGGGAGAAAAACGTCAACTGCCTGGCTCTAGATGGTCGCTGGATTCTCTACGGTCTGATGGGAGGAGCTGACATCAGTGGACCTCTATTTTCAAAGCTACTTTTTAAACGAGGAAGTCTGATCACCACTCTACTGAGGTCTAGGGACAAAAAG TACAAGCAAAGGCTGGTGGAGGCTTTCACAGAACAAATCCTACCCCACTTCTCTACGGAGAGTCCCCAACGCCTACTGCCCGTGTTGGACAGAGTCTACCCCGTGACTGCAATCCAAGAGGCCCATGCATACATGGAGAGTAACAAGAACATGGGCAAAATCGTCCTGGAGCTGCCGCAGTGA